The following coding sequences lie in one Trichoderma breve strain T069 chromosome 1, whole genome shotgun sequence genomic window:
- a CDS encoding glycosyl hydrolase family 76 domain-containing protein has protein sequence MFPRSATPDAAPWLGRFEAAIGLDATLPGSPGPESCVPLTPTQQMTTAGAGRGGQACFQAACDQSEKNRGSPAEPPSYHHHGSKSGPLSPSPSYASPKLRPDPPRSFSLASLIHKLCLVFVLLSVALLVSGLLSLLTARGPDFDAALPDVSTQLPASQLDRFAFYSHRNILYIMALPSWIWKHALAYSAVLSSLVNPSSAAPSTSLSATNYVANSVTAIRELNNAFYDVETGLWSAAWWNSANAFTTLADFAQLRLNEANQLNVGGFLRNTYAQAQITSVSVAKFVNAAGLPQTLHCINGRGCSASFAASLPTSLQKRGFADFLDDFYDDEGWWALALIHAHDATGDQDYLDSAIEIFNDMQTGRGTPCGGGIYWSKDRTYVNAIANELYLSVAASLANRVPSNGTYLQIAKAQWQWFSQSGMINSNNLINDGLDSNCKNNGLTTWSYNQGVILGGLSELARATGDNSLLTKASAIANAAINALSNSDGILVEADKCELNPGNCGTDGQQFKGAFIRNLRYLNDLAPSSTFKNFILRNAQSIWNNDRNSQNMLGVAWTGPYVAATGSSHSSALDALVAAIAVS, from the exons ATGTTCCCCCGTAGCGCCACTCCCGATGCTGCGCCGTGGCTCGGCCGCTTTGAAGCCGCCATCGGTCTGGACGCCACTTTGCCTGGCTCGCCGGGCCCTGAATCCTGTGTACCCCTGACGCCGACCCAGCAAATGACAACCGCTGGCGCTGGCAGAGGCGGCCAAGCCTGCTT TCAAGCCGCTTGCGACCAGTCCGAAAAGAATCGCGGCAGCCCTGCCGAGCCGCCGAGCTATCACCACCATGGATCCAAATCCGGACCCCTGTCTCCTAGCCCTTCATATGCCAGTCCCAAGCTTCGTCCGGACCCGCCACGGAGCTTCTCCCTCGCGTCCCTGATTCACAAGCTTTGCTTGGTGTTCGTGTTGCTGTCCGTTGCATTGTTAGTCTCCGgtttattaagtttattaactGCTCGCGGCCCCGATTTCGATGCAGCTCTTCCTGATGTCTCG ACGCAGCTCCCGGCTTCCCAGCTGGATCGATTTGCCTTTTATTCCCACCGCAACATTCTTTACATCATGGCACTTCCAagctggatctggaagcACGCTCTTGCCTACTCGGCCGTCCTTTCGTCACTCGTTAACCCTTCATCCGCCGCTCCTTCTACTTCTCTATCTGCTACAAACTATGTCGCCAACTCCGTCACAGCTATCCGGGAGCTGAACAATGCCTTTTATGATGTTGAGACTGGTCTCTGGAGCGCTGCCTGGTGGAACAGCGCCAATGCTTTCACCACATTGGCCGACTTTGCACAGCTCCGTCTCAACGAGGCAAACCAGCTCAACGTTGGTGGCTTTCTACGCAACACTTACGCCCAGGCTCAGATCACAAGCGTCTCTGTCGCCAAGTTTGTGAATGCTGCCGGTCTTCCCCAAACTCTTCACTGCATCAACGGCAGAGGATGCTCTGCCTCCTTTGCGGCCTCTTTGCCCACCAGTCTCCAGAAGCGAGGCTTTGCTGACTTCCTCGATGACTTTTACGACGACGAGGGGTGGTGGGCTCTCGCCTTGATTCACGCTCACGACGCCACCGGCGATCAGGACTATCTCGATTCGGCTATTGAAATCTTCAACGATATGCAGACCGGTCGAGGAACTCCTTGTGGTGGGGGCATTTACTGGAGCAAGGACCGCACTTACGTCAACGCCATCGCCAACGAGTTGTACCTCTCTGTTGCCGCTTCTCTTGCCAACCGGGTGCCATCCAACGGCACTTACCTTCAGATTGCCAAGGCTCAATGGCAATGGTTCTCCCAGAGTGGCATGATCAACTCCAACAACCTCATCAATGATGGTCTTGACTCAAACTGCAAGAACAACGGCCTGACCACCTGGTCTTATAACCAGGGTGTTATCCTCGGTGGTCTCAGCGAGCTCGCCAGGGCTACTGGTGACAACTCTCTTCTCACCAAAGCTTCCGCCATTGCCAAcgccgccatcaacgccCTTTCCAACTCAGATGGCATCCTCGTCGAGGCAGACAAGTGCGAGCTCAACCCAGGCAACTGCGGCACAGATGGTCAACAGTTCAAGGGTGCCTTCATCCGCAACCTGCGATACCTCAATGACCTGGCACCAAGCAGCACCTTCAAGAACTTCATCCTCCGCAATGCTCAGTCCATTTGGAACAACGATCGCAACAGCCAAAACATGCTTGGCGTCGCCTGGACTGGGCCCTATGTGGCGGCTACTGGCTCGTCCCACAGCAGTGCTCTAGATGCCCTAGTGGCCGCGATTGCTGTTTCATAG